In a single window of the Melioribacteraceae bacterium genome:
- a CDS encoding DUF2723 domain-containing protein → MNYNNLNKIFAAVVFIVTAAVYFITVQPSVSFWDCGEFIASSYLLQVPHPPGTPFFILVGRVFSMIPFVENIGLRVNAISIISSAFTILFLYLIAVKVIQYYRKKEFENIFDAMVVYTSAAIGALSLAFSDTFWFNAIEAEVYAFSTFFIAIVVWLMVKWNERADEPDNEKYLLLIAYLIGLSTGVHLMSVLAIVPVVMTIYFRKFVDDEEILKKSGILFVVHSVIILVFAVVMWMSLTETTPPSPDAYSAVDSRFVGIFAAITIVFMGIFYKKILVKNSFYLPIIMGGVALVTVYPGMVKYLPKLITTIGKNDLTLDTATFFVIIGVLFAAIFYTKKKEMHISNLIAKCVLLAVIGVTSYSMIIIRANQEPPINMNSPKTFTELESYLNREQYGDFPTFKRRYSNEPHQLKIYSEYTSDFDFFWRYQMNHMFNRYLFWNYIGRESTYQDTGVDWTDLFGIPFFLALFGLYYHFRKDWKMASVFIVMFIFLGYLTAFYQNQQQPQPRERDYFYVGAFFVFSLWIALGINGIIEILKDYFKGNSIVKPASIAILFVGVLAVPVNMINANWFQNSRANNFVPWDYAYNLLQSVEKDAILFTNGDNDTFPLWYLQDVEGVRRDVRIANLSLLNTPWYIKQLKNNEPHGAKKIEFTFSDLEIDQIGPMRWEPQTIQLPVPDEIIQKFGVTDTSVIKNKKITWVMQAGAQFGDVSALRVQDIVVLNMIQTNKWKRPIYFAVTCSDDSKLSMDDYLQMEGMAQRVVPQKNPDPSLEYINEPIMRKQLFDEPVGYNKDYQPGFKFRGLNDPNIFFDENHERLTQNYRNAFIRLAIHYLNGEKNTQKVIETLGMMEQKIPRNIISMDYRIKHDVANLYNMTGDKEKYNEFAEEVIEAAKDAIKLNPMDVSSWYNPYRLLLTHYENMGRYNDAIELLQQLKTYIPNDPGIDSLISSFRKMSGAGKPEIEK, encoded by the coding sequence ATGAATTATAACAATCTTAACAAAATATTTGCCGCGGTAGTTTTTATTGTAACTGCTGCTGTTTATTTTATAACAGTACAGCCTTCAGTTTCATTTTGGGATTGCGGGGAGTTTATCGCATCTTCTTATTTACTGCAAGTTCCACATCCTCCCGGAACACCCTTCTTTATTCTTGTTGGAAGAGTTTTTTCCATGATTCCATTTGTCGAAAATATAGGTCTGCGGGTGAATGCTATCTCTATTATCTCCAGCGCGTTTACAATTTTGTTCCTCTATTTAATTGCTGTAAAAGTGATCCAATATTATAGAAAAAAAGAATTTGAAAATATTTTCGACGCAATGGTAGTATATACTTCAGCCGCTATTGGAGCATTATCATTAGCATTCAGCGATACTTTTTGGTTCAATGCCATTGAAGCGGAAGTTTATGCATTCTCCACTTTCTTTATCGCAATTGTTGTATGGTTGATGGTAAAATGGAACGAGAGAGCAGACGAACCAGATAATGAGAAATATTTACTTCTAATTGCTTATCTGATTGGTTTATCTACCGGCGTTCACTTAATGAGTGTTCTGGCAATTGTACCGGTGGTAATGACTATTTACTTCCGCAAATTTGTTGATGACGAAGAAATACTAAAAAAGAGTGGAATTCTTTTTGTTGTCCATTCAGTGATAATTTTAGTTTTTGCAGTGGTTATGTGGATGTCTTTAACAGAAACAACACCCCCCTCTCCCGATGCCTACAGTGCAGTAGATTCCCGTTTTGTTGGAATATTTGCCGCTATCACAATTGTTTTTATGGGCATTTTCTACAAAAAAATATTGGTAAAAAATTCTTTCTATCTCCCTATCATTATGGGAGGTGTGGCGTTGGTTACAGTTTATCCTGGTATGGTTAAATATCTTCCAAAATTAATTACAACTATCGGCAAAAACGATCTAACTCTTGATACTGCGACATTTTTTGTAATTATTGGTGTGCTCTTCGCAGCAATCTTTTATACAAAGAAAAAAGAGATGCACATTTCCAATTTAATTGCAAAATGTGTCCTGCTCGCTGTAATCGGTGTTACATCATATTCGATGATAATAATTCGGGCGAATCAAGAACCGCCAATTAATATGAACAGTCCAAAAACTTTTACAGAATTGGAATCATATTTAAATCGTGAGCAATATGGCGATTTCCCAACATTTAAAAGAAGATACTCAAATGAGCCGCATCAGTTAAAAATTTATAGCGAGTATACAAGCGATTTCGATTTTTTCTGGCGCTACCAAATGAATCATATGTTCAATAGATATTTATTCTGGAATTATATCGGTAGAGAAAGCACATATCAGGATACAGGCGTTGATTGGACAGACCTTTTCGGGATACCATTCTTCCTGGCTTTATTCGGGCTCTATTACCATTTCAGAAAAGATTGGAAAATGGCATCGGTCTTTATTGTGATGTTTATATTCTTAGGTTATTTAACCGCATTTTATCAAAATCAACAGCAGCCCCAGCCAAGGGAGCGTGATTATTTTTATGTAGGTGCTTTCTTTGTTTTTAGTTTATGGATTGCTCTCGGCATTAATGGAATTATTGAAATATTAAAAGATTATTTTAAGGGGAATTCAATAGTAAAACCGGCATCTATCGCCATTCTTTTTGTGGGGGTACTTGCTGTTCCAGTAAATATGATTAATGCAAATTGGTTCCAGAATTCGAGAGCTAATAATTTTGTTCCCTGGGATTATGCATACAATCTTTTGCAAAGTGTTGAAAAGGACGCAATACTCTTTACTAATGGAGATAATGACACCTTCCCTCTATGGTATCTTCAAGATGTTGAGGGAGTAAGGCGTGATGTTAGAATCGCAAATCTCAGTCTGTTAAATACTCCTTGGTACATTAAACAGTTAAAAAATAATGAACCTCACGGGGCTAAAAAAATCGAATTTACTTTTTCTGATCTGGAGATTGATCAGATAGGACCAATGAGATGGGAACCGCAGACAATTCAATTGCCAGTGCCCGATGAGATCATTCAAAAGTTTGGTGTAACTGATACTTCTGTAATTAAGAATAAAAAGATTACCTGGGTTATGCAGGCAGGGGCTCAGTTTGGGGATGTTTCGGCACTTCGGGTTCAAGATATAGTTGTTCTTAACATGATTCAAACCAATAAATGGAAACGCCCTATTTACTTTGCAGTTACCTGTTCCGATGATAGCAAATTGAGTATGGATGATTACTTACAAATGGAAGGAATGGCTCAGCGAGTAGTTCCTCAGAAAAATCCGGATCCATCATTGGAATATATTAATGAACCAATAATGAGAAAACAATTATTTGATGAACCTGTAGGGTATAATAAAGATTATCAGCCCGGATTTAAGTTTCGAGGCCTTAATGATCCTAATATATTCTTCGATGAAAATCATGAACGCCTCACACAAAATTATCGTAACGCGTTCATAAGACTTGCTATTCATTATTTGAATGGTGAAAAAAACACTCAAAAGGTGATCGAAACTTTGGGAATGATGGAACAAAAAATTCCAAGAAATATCATTTCTATGGATTATAGAATAAAGCATGATGTGGCTAACCTTTATAATATGACCGGGGATAAGGAAAAATATAATGAATTTGCCGAAGAAGTTATTGAAGCCGCCAAAGATGCAATTAAATTAAATCCTATGGATGTCTCAAGCTGGTATAATCCTTATAGATTATTATTGACCCACTATGAAAATATGGGGAGATATAATGATGCTATCGAATTGCTACAGCAGTTAAAAACCTATATTCCGAATGATCCGGGTATCGATTCACTAATTTCTAGTTTCAGGAAAATGTCTGGGGCAGGAAAACCGGAAATTGAGAAATAG
- a CDS encoding glycosyltransferase family 9 protein — MINSTDKTRILVIALSGIGDALMFTPSLIKLKEDFPHSEIDALVMFGGVKDIYQTLPQINNIHHFDFLKKSKAEALKFVLSLRGKYDISINVYPSNRKEYNLISFLIGASKRSAVQYLRKDFINLGFLNNYRVLENDNFHNVDENILMCEKLSGKKSFGIQPLQFNFSETSKLYQEKFLSANGISNDDLVIGFHPGCSALKNHDKRRWSTKNFAELAKLLIKNKNAKILIFGGKEELYLKQEIISYASNKNIIGVETSSLEETASVMKRCNLFITNDSSLMHVASALQLNVIALIGPTNPKYISPWQTKHSIISLNLECAPCFYYSPKPLSCARKDVQFKCIVELPFQLVYDEALKYLGNYK, encoded by the coding sequence ATGATTAATTCAACAGATAAAACAAGAATTTTAGTAATTGCATTATCAGGTATAGGGGACGCACTAATGTTCACTCCCTCGCTGATAAAATTAAAAGAAGATTTTCCACATAGTGAGATTGACGCATTGGTAATGTTTGGTGGAGTTAAGGACATTTATCAAACACTTCCCCAAATAAATAATATTCATCATTTCGACTTTTTAAAGAAAAGTAAAGCAGAAGCCCTTAAATTTGTGCTTTCACTGCGTGGTAAATATGACATTTCAATTAATGTATATCCCTCCAACCGAAAAGAATATAATTTAATCAGCTTTTTAATTGGAGCGTCAAAAAGAAGCGCTGTTCAATATTTGCGCAAAGATTTCATCAATCTTGGTTTTTTAAATAATTATAGAGTTCTAGAAAATGATAATTTTCATAATGTTGATGAAAATATTTTAATGTGTGAAAAGTTGAGCGGGAAAAAATCATTTGGCATTCAGCCTCTACAATTTAATTTTAGTGAAACGAGCAAATTATACCAAGAAAAATTTCTATCGGCTAATGGAATAAGTAATGATGATTTAGTGATCGGGTTTCACCCGGGATGTTCAGCCCTCAAGAATCATGATAAAAGAAGATGGTCAACAAAAAACTTTGCTGAGTTAGCCAAACTTCTAATTAAAAATAAGAATGCAAAGATTTTAATTTTTGGAGGGAAGGAAGAATTATATCTTAAGCAGGAAATAATAAGTTATGCATCTAATAAAAATATTATAGGTGTTGAAACTAGTTCATTGGAAGAAACAGCTTCAGTTATGAAAAGGTGTAATTTATTTATAACAAATGATTCTTCTCTAATGCATGTTGCTTCTGCATTGCAGTTAAATGTTATAGCTTTGATTGGTCCAACTAATCCAAAGTACATTTCACCTTGGCAAACAAAACATTCTATAATATCGTTAAATTTGGAATGTGCCCCTTGCTTTTATTACTCACCCAAACCTCTAAGTTGTGCAAGAAAGGATGTTCAATTTAAGTGTATAGTAGAACTTCCTTTCCAGCTAGTATATGATGAAGCGCTAAAATACTTGGGTAACTACAAATAA
- a CDS encoding hydrolase codes for MKYLIALFLISGVIWGTSNNEKVVLLKKTDQKIIIDGFIDDVWQNADSATNFFQLQPFVGKEPSRHTVAKILTDESAIYCLIIAYDDKSNIQKNTGTQDNFGGDVVSVMFDTFGDKKSAYKFAVSAAGVRADCRLLDDARNRDYSWDGIWFSDSKIYDWGYVVEMEIPYKTIQYNKELNFWGLDFDRWRPIDSEDLYWCTYEKNEGQRISKFGKLVFDDFKPSVEGLNLEIYPTAFGKLTNLKEGDYKFSPNAGLDIFFNPSPQLTLQVTANPDFAQIETDPYSFNISRYESYFSERRPFFTQGNEIFMPSGRQRSSGFYTPLELFYSRRIGKKLPGGAEVPIIFGSKAFGRYEDWEYGGFVAQTLEHEYTIDDTKKIEPAATFVSGRVKATLMENSTIGVLFVGKQTQNNTDGVIDIDGAFRDADWQLAYQLARSINNSDGDFAGSAGFTKMGESWITFARARYIGSEFNIDQVGFVPWRGTAEFVGLTGPIWFPKEGAVSQILIYTGPVLGYEKADSYTDHGLLFGYNMQFRSNWGFEINLDASKARDLDVSYDSYNINFSSWFNTNPNWRANVWGGYSKTYNFSREYLAFYSWVGSSFSWKAADICWVGTSFNSYIEGNPAGDIEDITYNARPYISLTPINDLNLYVYVDNLYLRSSKRMERLFLGALFSYQFLPKSWIYLAFNEGHDRNNLNNDLRMADQSSVIKIKYLYYF; via the coding sequence ATGAAATATCTGATCGCACTTTTTTTGATTTCAGGCGTAATATGGGGTACTAGCAATAACGAAAAAGTTGTACTACTAAAAAAGACAGATCAAAAAATAATAATTGATGGGTTTATTGATGACGTTTGGCAGAATGCCGATTCCGCCACAAATTTCTTCCAGCTTCAGCCATTTGTTGGTAAAGAGCCATCACGCCATACTGTGGCAAAAATTTTGACCGATGAATCTGCAATTTATTGTTTAATAATTGCCTACGATGATAAATCAAACATTCAAAAAAATACCGGTACACAAGATAATTTTGGCGGAGATGTTGTTTCAGTAATGTTCGATACTTTTGGAGATAAAAAAAGTGCGTATAAATTTGCTGTTAGCGCTGCGGGTGTTCGTGCAGATTGCCGACTACTTGATGATGCAAGAAACCGGGATTACAGCTGGGACGGAATTTGGTTCTCCGATTCTAAAATTTATGACTGGGGTTATGTTGTTGAGATGGAAATCCCCTATAAAACTATTCAATATAATAAGGAACTAAATTTCTGGGGACTCGATTTTGACCGATGGAGACCGATCGATAGTGAAGATTTATACTGGTGCACTTATGAAAAAAATGAAGGACAAAGAATTTCTAAATTTGGCAAGTTGGTTTTTGATGATTTCAAACCAAGTGTTGAAGGATTAAATCTTGAAATTTATCCAACAGCTTTTGGCAAACTAACTAATCTTAAAGAGGGAGATTATAAATTTTCTCCAAATGCCGGTCTAGATATTTTCTTTAATCCCTCACCACAATTAACATTACAAGTAACTGCAAACCCAGATTTTGCGCAAATAGAAACCGACCCTTATTCATTCAATATTTCACGATACGAATCATATTTCTCCGAACGAAGACCCTTTTTTACTCAAGGGAATGAAATTTTTATGCCTTCGGGAAGACAAAGAAGTTCAGGCTTCTATACGCCCCTCGAGTTATTTTATTCAAGAAGAATCGGGAAAAAATTACCTGGTGGTGCTGAAGTTCCAATAATTTTTGGAAGTAAAGCTTTTGGGAGGTATGAGGATTGGGAATATGGCGGGTTTGTTGCTCAAACTCTTGAACATGAATATACCATTGACGATACAAAAAAGATTGAGCCAGCTGCAACATTCGTGTCTGGAAGAGTTAAAGCTACTCTAATGGAAAATTCTACAATAGGAGTTTTATTTGTTGGAAAGCAAACACAAAATAATACTGATGGAGTGATTGATATCGATGGCGCATTCAGAGATGCCGATTGGCAATTGGCTTATCAACTTGCAAGATCAATAAATAATTCAGACGGTGATTTTGCAGGCTCGGCCGGATTTACAAAAATGGGAGAAAGCTGGATTACATTTGCACGTGCACGTTATATCGGCAGCGAGTTTAATATTGATCAGGTTGGGTTTGTTCCTTGGAGAGGTACCGCAGAGTTCGTTGGATTAACCGGACCAATATGGTTTCCGAAAGAGGGGGCAGTATCGCAGATTCTAATTTATACCGGTCCCGTTTTAGGATATGAAAAGGCTGATTCATATACCGACCATGGATTATTATTTGGGTATAATATGCAATTCAGAAGTAACTGGGGATTTGAAATAAACTTGGATGCTTCCAAAGCCCGTGACCTCGATGTAAGTTATGACTCATATAATATTAATTTTAGTTCATGGTTTAATACTAATCCAAATTGGAGAGCAAATGTTTGGGGAGGATATTCTAAGACTTATAATTTTTCTAGAGAATATCTCGCATTTTATTCATGGGTGGGTTCCTCTTTTTCATGGAAGGCCGCAGATATTTGCTGGGTAGGGACTTCATTTAATTCTTACATAGAAGGCAATCCAGCCGGGGATATTGAAGACATAACATACAATGCGCGTCCCTATATTTCATTAACTCCAATAAATGATCTAAATCTTTACGTATATGTTGATAATTTATATTTGCGTTCTTCAAAAAGAATGGAGAGGTTATTTTTAGGCGCACTTTTCTCCTATCAATTTTTACCTAAAAGCTGGATTTATCTTGCATTTAACGAAGGGCATGATAGAAACAATTTGAACAACGATTTGCGAATGGCCGATCAATCATCAGTAATAAAGATTAAGTACTTGTATTATTTCTAA